One Symphalangus syndactylus isolate Jambi chromosome 20, NHGRI_mSymSyn1-v2.1_pri, whole genome shotgun sequence DNA segment encodes these proteins:
- the PRR15L gene encoding proline-rich protein 15-like protein has protein sequence MTTEIGWWKLTFLRKKKSTPKVLYEIPDTYAQTEGDAEPPRPDTGGPNSDFSTRLEKIVDKSTKGKHVKVSNSGRFKEKKKVRATLAENPNLFDDHEEGRSSK, from the coding sequence ATGACGACTGAAATTGGTTGGTGGAAGCTGACTTTCCTCCGGAAAAAGAAATCCACTCCCAAGGTGCTGTATGAGATCCCTGACACCTATGCCCAAACAGAGGGAGATGCAGAACCCCCAAGGCCTGACACTGGAGGCCCCAACAGCGACTTTAGCACCCGCCTGGAGAAGATTGTGGACAAGAGCACAAAGGGCAAGCACGTCAAGGTCTCCAACTCAGGACGCttcaaggagaagaagaaagtgagAGCCACGCTGGCAGAGAACCCTAACCTCTTTGATGATCATGAGGAAGGACGGTCATCAAAGTGA